TTTTGACGCAAACCGAACCCGTTGAGAAAACAGGTCGTTTGGCCGATGGTGATTTGATTCGGAAAGCTCGGCACATCCGCAGCACTCAACGTGGCCGCCCCCAACAGCACGCACAAGAACCCCACAAGACCATGAACTTTTCGCCCCCTCCGAACCTGACCCATTCTGTCACCCTCCTTTTTCTTTCCTTGATCCTTCGGGGCCGCTTTTTCGCGACCCCTCGTCCGTGCCAACAACCCCTCGACACCCGTGGGTTTCGGAAAAAACACATTGCAGGATCGCGAACCTTTCAGCTTTGCGGCATTTGCAGCACCACGTAAAAGGTTCGTTCACCCCGTTTGATCAAAAGGAGCAAACTGCTCTTTTTTTCGACGCCTCTGATGGCCTGGTTGTAGTCCCTGAGATTCTGGATCTTTTTGCGGTTCACTTCCTTGATGAGATCTCCCGGCCGAAGTCTGGCTTCAGCCGCAGGACTGTCCGGTTCCACTTCCGTAATGATGACACCCCGCTCCGAAGCGTCCCACCCGAAACGTTCGGCAAGTTCCTTGGTCATGTTCTGGACCGTGAGACCCCACACGTTTTCCACACTTTCAGGTTGTGCCGCAGCCGTTTCTTCATCGGGCATGGTCCCCAGGCTGATGGTCAAAACCTTCTTGGATCCATCACGAAGCAGGCCTATTTTCACGTTGGAATTGGGAGGTGTCGCCGCGACGCGTCGAGAAAGTTCATGGGCGTCCAGCACTTCTTCGCCGTTGAATTCCTGAATGATATCACCCACCTGAAGTCCACCCTTTTCGGCAGGACTGTCTTTGACCACATCGGAAACCAGAACCCCTTTGGCCTCTTTAAGATTGAAGGATTCCGCTATTTCCGGCGTCACATCCTGAATCATGATTCCCAACCATCCACGTATCACCTTACCCGTTCGCAGCTGGGGTAAAAGGTCCTTAGCCACATTGATGGGAATGGCAAAACCGATCCCCTGCCCTCGAGCCACAATGGCCGTGTTGATACCCACCACTTCTCCGTGCATGTTAAAAAGGGGTCCTCCGGAATTCCCCGGATTGATGGCGGCATCCGTTTGAAGAAAATCATCATAGGGCCCCGCGCCGATGATTCGGCCCTTGGCGCTGATAATGCCAACCGTGACCGTATGGCCCAATCCAAAGGGATTTCCCACGGCCATGACCCAGTCCCCGACACGCAAGGCAGAAGAGTCCCCCAAAACGGCGGGCTTGGGAAAATTCTTGTCGGGTTCCGTCTGAATAAGAGCCAGATCGGTCTTCGGATCCCGGCCCACGACCTTGGCGGCATATTCTTTGCCGTTTTGCAGCTTGATCCGGATTTCCGTCGCCTTTTCCACCACGTGGTTGTTGGTCAAAATGAGCCCTGAAGCGTCGATGACCACACCGGATCCCAGGGAATTGGTCTTCATGGAGCCTTTGGGCATGTCTCCGAAAAACCGCTTAAAGAACTCATCACCAAAAAATTCACGAAAAGGAGAATTAGGTTCCATAAACGGTTGCAAAGGATGCCCCTTGATCACCTGAGTGGTGGAAATATTGACCACCGAGTCCTTGACTTTGTCCGCCAAGTCCGCAAAAGAAGGTGGAAGGTTCGAGCCGAAAAGGCTCGTGGCGGCGAAGGCTCCCTGAAGGAATCCCGCCGATGTGAGCATCACAACGGGAGTCAGAACTGCAATCATCCACGAAAAAACCATGAGACGCCTTGTTTTATGAAACATGCTGCAAGCTCCTTTCTTTCGAGCAGAATTTCCTGCACCCACATCTTTTCAGCCGTGCCCAAAATTTGGTATACACCATAAACCAAGCCCAAGAAAAATCAAGAACGAGGCACGGCAAGGAGGTAACAAAACCCCGATGCAATCGATGACGTTGGTTGACGCATGTCGCTACAGCACCCAGATTTTGCAAAGGAATCCCGAACTGGCGGCCATTTATCGAGACGCCGTTCGTCGCTACGGGGAAGGCGAGCTTTTGCTCTCTTTAATGAACCTTATCGCTCAGGCCTATGAAGATGGAAAACTGGAAGAAGATGTTTTCAAAAACCCGCATAGTCTTTTAAGTTTCTGTTGCGGGGCTTGGATTCAATTCCTTCTTGTGGAAGTGGCCGGCATCAAAAAAGCCGATCTCCATGCTGTAGCTCGAAAAATCTTTAAGGAAACCCACAGCAACCGCTCCCTCCATTGAATCAGTCCCCCAGGTCCAAGGCGGCGTCCAGGGATCCGTATTTATCCACAATGACGGTTCCGGGCTGAAAACAGCCGAAGAGCCGCCGAGCATCTTCAAAACCGCCCAAGAGCACCTGAAACGACGCCCATTGGGGAAGGTCTTTCCGAAACTGCCCTTCCAGACGCCTCACCTCGATCCAGGACGGAATCTTTCCCAAAAGCGGCAATAAAGCCTGTTGATCCCCGGCTGTCACCTTCACCCACATGGCCACAGGGCTTTCCCAGGGAGGATTTTCAGCCCACTGCACATCCAGCAGCTTGTGAGGGGGCAACCCGTGGCGTTCCGTCACATCGCTGCACCGGGCCCGATGAAAGGTGATCCCTCGTTCACTAAGCGTCGCCAGCACATGACTTTCTCCTGGATACGGATGACAACAGCCTGCAAACTTGTGCACCGCAGGATCTAAACCACTGACTTTCAGCACCTTCCGTTCATGACCCTGGTCTTCTTCTGCACGAAGCCTAAGTTTTCCCATGTTCTTTTTAGGAACATCCTGTAGGTAATAAAGAAAGGCCTTGGGGGAAATAAGATCCTGGCCGATCATGACAAAAAGATCTTCCAGTGATTTGACATTGAGCACTTCCAAAATAAGGGGCACTTCCTCACGTTCCAGGGTCTCTTGCGGCAATCCATGTTGTGCCAGTTCCTGCATCAAAAGATCTTTTCCGACGTCATGAGCACAGAGTCGACGGCGTCGTGCCATTTCTTTTGCAATGGCATTGCGAGCCTTTGGAGTCATACACAGGCGTTCCAAATCGGGATCAAAGCGTACCGGTGTTTCCGACTTGATCACCCGTACTGTGTCTCCGTCTTTGAGCCGATGGGTCGGTGGAACCCGCCTCCCTCCAATGACGGCTCCGATACAGTGATTGCCTAAATCCGAGTGAATCTTGAAAGCAAAGTCCAGAACGATACTTCCCACAGGGAACGTATGAGCGTCACCGTGCGGTGTGTAAACTGTCACTTCCTCGGCTTCCGACAATTGAATCAAGGTACGGCGCTGAGGCGGCGGACCTCCGTATTCGCCCACACTTCGCAAGAACTCGCTCACTTCCTTGAGGTAGGCTTCCGTAATCCTTTCTGGATGGTTCCATTGGCTCAAGACCCCATGGGTAGCCCATTCGTCCATCGAGGCCGTACGCACCTTGACCAGGTAATTTTCCCCTTTGTGGTGAATCCGCGTATGCAGACTCATATAGCCGTTATTCTTTGGATTCGCAATAAAATCCCGTAGGCTTCTCGGTATGGGAGTTACAGTGGAATTTACCACACCCAAAGCACAATAACAGGCATCCACATCGTTGGCAGTCAGCACCACCGTAAAGTCCACACGGTTTTCCGCGTTGGCCAATCTCAGGGTTCCTTTCGCCGCATCATAATAGGTACCCAAGCCTTTGACTCGACTGCGAATGACGACGTCCATGTTTCGACGCGCAAAGGCTTCCCGCAGGCGTTCGGTAATTTCCGTCACACCGGCATGGGCATAGAGCGAACGAAGGGTGTTAAGAATTTTTTTGCTTTTTTTCGGATACAGATAAGAAAGGGAAAGATGGTAGAGTTCGCGTTTGAGTGGAAAAATGTTGAGTTTAGCGGCCAGGGGCGCGTATATTTCCACGGTTTCCTGAGCGATGCGTTGTTGTTTTGGCTTGGGAAGATAGTGCAGAGTGCGCAGGTTATGCAACCGATCCGCAAGTTTGATGACTAATACCCCCAAGCGCTGGCTGGCGGTCTGCAGAATCTTGCTGTGGGTCAAGTCCTTGAGGACCGCACGGTCCTGGTGGAGCCTGGTCATTTTGGTGCAGCCTTCCACCAGGTCGGCCACCACGGTTCCAAAGGCACTTTCAATAACTTCATAGTCAATGCGTGGAACGTCTTCAATCACATCGTGAAGAATGGCCGCGGCCAGCATTTCCGGGTCTCGAAT
Above is a genomic segment from Desulfosoma sp. containing:
- a CDS encoding DegQ family serine endoprotease; the protein is MFHKTRRLMVFSWMIAVLTPVVMLTSAGFLQGAFAATSLFGSNLPPSFADLADKVKDSVVNISTTQVIKGHPLQPFMEPNSPFREFFGDEFFKRFFGDMPKGSMKTNSLGSGVVIDASGLILTNNHVVEKATEIRIKLQNGKEYAAKVVGRDPKTDLALIQTEPDKNFPKPAVLGDSSALRVGDWVMAVGNPFGLGHTVTVGIISAKGRIIGAGPYDDFLQTDAAINPGNSGGPLFNMHGEVVGINTAIVARGQGIGFAIPINVAKDLLPQLRTGKVIRGWLGIMIQDVTPEIAESFNLKEAKGVLVSDVVKDSPAEKGGLQVGDIIQEFNGEEVLDAHELSRRVAATPPNSNVKIGLLRDGSKKVLTISLGTMPDEETAAAQPESVENVWGLTVQNMTKELAERFGWDASERGVIITEVEPDSPAAEARLRPGDLIKEVNRKKIQNLRDYNQAIRGVEKKSSLLLLIKRGERTFYVVLQMPQS
- a CDS encoding HD domain-containing protein, with the translated sequence MFQQLLSEEPGQFDLSVYRLRMEELLPPQQPGNALFYRALDYAQDLHEGQIRKSGAPYISHPCAVAYILAKEMGIRDPEMLAAAILHDVIEDVPRIDYEVIESAFGTVVADLVEGCTKMTRLHQDRAVLKDLTHSKILQTASQRLGVLVIKLADRLHNLRTLHYLPKPKQQRIAQETVEIYAPLAAKLNIFPLKRELYHLSLSYLYPKKSKKILNTLRSLYAHAGVTEITERLREAFARRNMDVVIRSRVKGLGTYYDAAKGTLRLANAENRVDFTVVLTANDVDACYCALGVVNSTVTPIPRSLRDFIANPKNNGYMSLHTRIHHKGENYLVKVRTASMDEWATHGVLSQWNHPERITEAYLKEVSEFLRSVGEYGGPPPQRRTLIQLSEAEEVTVYTPHGDAHTFPVGSIVLDFAFKIHSDLGNHCIGAVIGGRRVPPTHRLKDGDTVRVIKSETPVRFDPDLERLCMTPKARNAIAKEMARRRRLCAHDVGKDLLMQELAQHGLPQETLEREEVPLILEVLNVKSLEDLFVMIGQDLISPKAFLYYLQDVPKKNMGKLRLRAEEDQGHERKVLKVSGLDPAVHKFAGCCHPYPGESHVLATLSERGITFHRARCSDVTERHGLPPHKLLDVQWAENPPWESPVAMWVKVTAGDQQALLPLLGKIPSWIEVRRLEGQFRKDLPQWASFQVLLGGFEDARRLFGCFQPGTVIVDKYGSLDAALDLGD